Proteins from one Bacteroides zhangwenhongii genomic window:
- a CDS encoding head maturation protease, ClpP-related, producing MRRFFNVIPGKDAACILLYGEIGEYDRVRSGDIARELIEAESVSKRIDVRINSIGGEIFTGMAIFNAFRQSAADITIYIDGVAASMGSVVAACGKPVKMSRYARLMVHSPSGGAYGNADEMEKTAGMLKSLEDTLCEIYASRCKKTKDEIRSEWFDGKDHWFTARQAVELGLVDEIYDADPVPEDSTPEQIYKIFNNRLENQSQYSNKMNLEEFKKRPLFKDCVTEEDVLRNVAHLEQEAAKVPELQGKVTAFEEKERTAIEAEDKALLDAAVKDERITEAQRPKYAAILKADRINGMAVLKDLKPKRLVTDVLEEPDKVGDGPWSNRMQEIRDCAKR from the coding sequence ATGAGACGATTTTTTAATGTAATACCCGGAAAGGATGCCGCCTGCATCCTGCTTTATGGAGAAATAGGTGAATATGACCGTGTACGCAGCGGAGATATCGCCCGTGAGCTGATTGAAGCTGAATCCGTATCCAAGCGGATAGACGTACGTATCAACAGCATAGGCGGTGAGATATTTACCGGTATGGCCATCTTCAACGCTTTCCGTCAGAGTGCGGCGGATATCACCATTTATATTGACGGTGTGGCCGCTTCTATGGGAAGTGTGGTTGCCGCTTGCGGGAAACCCGTGAAAATGAGTCGTTATGCACGCCTGATGGTGCATAGCCCTTCGGGGGGCGCTTACGGAAATGCGGACGAGATGGAGAAAACTGCCGGGATGCTGAAAAGTCTCGAGGATACTCTTTGCGAAATCTATGCCTCCAGATGCAAAAAAACGAAAGATGAGATCCGTTCGGAATGGTTTGACGGAAAGGATCATTGGTTCACCGCGCGACAAGCGGTGGAACTCGGGCTGGTGGATGAGATATATGACGCCGATCCGGTACCGGAAGACAGTACTCCGGAGCAGATATATAAAATATTCAATAACCGGCTGGAGAACCAGTCACAATACAGCAATAAGATGAATTTGGAAGAATTTAAAAAACGTCCGTTGTTCAAAGACTGCGTGACGGAAGAAGATGTGCTCCGTAATGTTGCGCATCTGGAACAGGAAGCGGCCAAGGTTCCGGAACTCCAGGGCAAGGTGACCGCATTTGAGGAGAAAGAACGTACGGCCATTGAGGCGGAAGACAAGGCTCTTCTGGATGCTGCCGTAAAAGATGAACGGATTACTGAGGCGCAACGCCCCAAATATGCGGCTATCCTGAAAGCGGACCGTATCAATGGAATGGCTGTTCTGAAAGACTTGAAACCCAAACGCCTGGTAACCGATGTGCTTGAAGAACCTGACAAGGTGGGGGACGGCCCATGGAGCAATCGTATGCAGGAAATACGGGACTGCGCAAAACGCTAA
- a CDS encoding phage protein Gp36 family protein, with protein MSKFIELSDYDASIHRDILDALTRNDNAIVEICEDRAIAEMRGYLSGHYDCDKLFAATGGERNQLVLMMALDIAIYHIFSIHNPQKLTQLRKDRYERAVEWLKAVKKGMSVDGVPELEKVERKSSYELRSNQKRINHY; from the coding sequence ATGAGCAAATTTATAGAACTATCCGACTATGACGCCAGTATTCATCGTGACATACTGGACGCGCTGACCCGTAACGACAACGCCATCGTTGAAATCTGTGAGGACCGTGCCATTGCCGAAATGCGCGGCTATCTTTCCGGACACTACGACTGTGACAAGCTGTTCGCCGCAACCGGTGGCGAACGGAACCAACTGGTATTGATGATGGCATTGGATATTGCCATCTACCATATATTCTCCATCCACAATCCACAGAAGCTGACACAATTGCGCAAAGACAGGTATGAGCGGGCGGTGGAATGGCTGAAAGCCGTCAAAAAAGGTATGTCCGTTGACGGAGTGCCGGAATTGGAAAAAGTGGAACGCAAATCATCTTATGAGTTACGCAGCAATCAAAAACGCATAAACCACTATTGA
- a CDS encoding helix-turn-helix domain-containing protein, translated as MATELTIAQKKEYAGVLYLKDNLTQQEIAEKVGVSRQTLSKWIKAEKWEERKVGVTLTREEQISNLHRQVAEINKVIMEREPGKRFATTAEADTLGKLAAAIKKMETDVGIGDTISVGMRFINWLRPVDINKAKEFTTLWDLFIKDSL; from the coding sequence ATGGCTACAGAACTAACCATTGCGCAGAAGAAGGAATATGCCGGAGTCCTTTATCTGAAAGACAACCTGACACAGCAGGAGATTGCGGAAAAAGTAGGCGTCAGCCGCCAGACACTGTCCAAATGGATTAAAGCGGAAAAGTGGGAAGAACGGAAGGTGGGCGTCACCTTGACACGTGAAGAACAAATATCAAACCTTCACCGCCAGGTAGCGGAAATCAATAAGGTCATCATGGAGCGGGAACCTGGCAAACGCTTTGCCACCACCGCCGAAGCCGACACGCTAGGCAAACTGGCGGCCGCCATCAAGAAAATGGAAACAGACGTAGGTATCGGCGATACTATCAGCGTGGGAATGCGTTTTATCAACTGGCTGCGCCCGGTTGATATAAACAAGGCCAAAGAGTTTACAACATTGTGGGACCTGTTTATAAAAGATTCCCTATGA
- a CDS encoding phage portal protein family protein, which yields MKRNTITAGGNIPLPGQQRPSTIILTQTRRFGIDIGSYINALTAAESIDFPQRAKLYDLYEDILMDPHLSSVINKRKSAILCSVIEFRRNGKPDEKINEQLRSPWFLHFLEDAFDAIPQGNTLVQFYRDKRTGWLNYIFIPRKHYDPVRKLILKRQHDTTGIPWDEFDDLLFIGEPRSLGELAKAAPWVIYKRNSTADWAQFAEIFGMPMRKYTYDPEDESALEQLKENDATQGSASSWFLPDGCNMELVESGNKTGSSDLYKTLVDTCNSEISKLFLGNTLTTEAGTKGSQALGTVHGKVEERISQSDRKFILNLLNYEMTDIFLHLGIDTSGGEFCYSEPKMIDPTTKMNLFTQVNALGLEISKKQMYDELGLECPENEKDAIKHLQTSPFYPQMDEPSGEQSPAKKKGGFKNWWNGFFVKAPEEKNHGAPLEW from the coding sequence ATGAAAAGAAATACCATAACTGCCGGAGGAAATATTCCCCTGCCGGGACAACAGCGTCCCTCAACCATCATCCTGACTCAGACAAGACGTTTCGGCATTGATATAGGAAGTTACATAAACGCGCTGACGGCGGCTGAAAGCATTGATTTTCCACAACGGGCCAAGTTATATGACCTGTATGAGGATATTCTGATGGACCCGCATCTTTCCAGTGTCATCAACAAGCGGAAAAGCGCCATACTCTGTTCCGTCATCGAGTTCCGGAGGAACGGGAAACCGGACGAAAAAATAAACGAGCAGTTGCGTTCGCCATGGTTCCTGCATTTCCTGGAAGACGCGTTCGACGCGATACCGCAAGGCAACACGCTTGTGCAATTCTACCGGGACAAAAGGACCGGATGGCTGAACTATATCTTTATTCCGCGCAAACATTATGATCCGGTACGCAAACTTATCCTTAAACGACAGCATGATACAACCGGCATTCCATGGGATGAATTTGATGACCTGCTGTTTATCGGTGAACCCCGTTCACTGGGTGAACTGGCTAAAGCCGCTCCATGGGTCATTTACAAACGTAACAGTACAGCCGATTGGGCTCAATTCGCTGAAATATTCGGAATGCCGATGCGCAAATACACGTATGATCCCGAAGACGAATCCGCTTTGGAGCAGTTGAAAGAAAACGATGCTACACAGGGTTCCGCATCGTCATGGTTCTTGCCCGACGGCTGCAATATGGAGCTGGTGGAAAGCGGTAACAAAACAGGCAGCTCCGACCTGTATAAAACTCTGGTGGACACTTGCAACAGTGAAATAAGCAAACTGTTTTTGGGAAATACACTGACCACCGAGGCCGGGACAAAAGGTTCCCAGGCACTTGGAACGGTACATGGCAAAGTAGAGGAACGTATTTCACAAAGTGACCGGAAGTTTATCCTGAATCTGCTCAATTACGAAATGACGGATATATTCCTGCATTTGGGTATTGACACATCCGGCGGTGAATTCTGTTATTCGGAGCCTAAAATGATTGACCCGACCACCAAGATGAATCTTTTCACCCAGGTCAACGCCCTCGGACTGGAAATCAGCAAGAAGCAGATGTACGACGAGCTGGGATTGGAATGTCCGGAGAATGAGAAAGACGCCATAAAGCACCTGCAGACATCTCCCTTTTACCCACAAATGGATGAACCTTCCGGCGAGCAATCACCCGCTAAAAAGAAAGGCGGATTTAAAAACTGGTGGAACGGTTTTTTCGTAAAAGCCCCGGAGGAAAAGAACCACGGGGCTCCTTTAGAGTGGTGA